In a single window of the Pseudodesulfovibrio profundus genome:
- a CDS encoding MATE family efflux transporter, which yields MNNDLSTNMAQAPYRTIWNLAWPQVIMMVFHFFIGLVDVWVAGHINREVQASLGIISQSLFFLLVVAVAVANGSVAAISQSMGAGLHKRVKRYVGLCLILAALLGGVFLILGLPFKGLLVTALQVPEAMRPVTSYFLEVYLLLLPPYYILIITNAVFRARQQVMFPLYSMMLVTVANTFLDIGLGLGMFGLPNIGFKGLAWATFGSVTAGALLNLTILAKQGLLRRVSFAPLRWMKRALPYLLKVAWPAGLMQVVWHSGYLVLYAITASLPWNAVNALAGMAIGLRIEALLFLPAFAFNMTASILIGHYLGAREPDQAKFFGYRILVLGLVSICMFSIVVWQFITPWVGLLTRDAAVAAQAVSYLKWNMLAIPFTLTSMILAGAFNGAGATMYNMFIMGAATWLIRLPLAYGLGHVGMQEAEGIWIAMFCSQIVQASVLLYFYAFKNWQRFAMIKNRTPKTTPLPGKTI from the coding sequence ATGAACAACGATCTCAGCACGAACATGGCACAAGCGCCCTACCGCACCATCTGGAATCTGGCATGGCCCCAGGTTATCATGATGGTGTTTCACTTTTTCATCGGTCTCGTTGATGTGTGGGTTGCTGGACATATCAATCGTGAAGTTCAGGCATCTCTCGGTATCATCTCCCAGTCACTCTTCTTTCTGCTCGTTGTTGCAGTAGCTGTCGCCAATGGCTCTGTTGCTGCAATCAGCCAGTCCATGGGGGCAGGCCTGCACAAGCGTGTAAAACGGTACGTGGGCCTTTGTCTGATACTTGCCGCCCTTCTGGGTGGGGTTTTCCTCATTCTGGGACTCCCCTTCAAGGGCCTCCTCGTCACAGCATTGCAAGTACCTGAAGCCATGCGGCCTGTAACCAGCTACTTCCTGGAAGTATATCTGCTGCTTTTGCCGCCATACTACATTCTCATCATTACCAACGCCGTATTTCGAGCACGTCAGCAGGTCATGTTCCCACTGTACTCAATGATGCTGGTTACAGTCGCTAACACATTTCTGGATATTGGCCTTGGACTCGGCATGTTCGGCCTGCCCAATATAGGTTTTAAGGGACTCGCCTGGGCCACTTTCGGATCGGTAACAGCAGGCGCACTGCTCAATCTGACCATACTGGCGAAGCAGGGGCTGCTGCGACGTGTCAGCTTCGCTCCACTGCGCTGGATGAAGCGTGCCCTTCCATACCTGCTCAAGGTAGCATGGCCGGCAGGCCTGATGCAGGTAGTCTGGCACTCCGGTTATCTTGTTCTCTATGCAATTACCGCCAGCCTGCCCTGGAATGCAGTTAATGCGTTGGCAGGAATGGCCATTGGCTTACGGATTGAAGCACTGCTCTTCCTTCCGGCCTTTGCATTCAACATGACCGCTTCAATCCTCATAGGACACTATCTTGGCGCACGCGAGCCTGATCAGGCCAAATTTTTTGGATACAGGATACTGGTACTGGGCCTTGTTTCAATATGCATGTTCTCCATTGTCGTATGGCAATTCATCACCCCATGGGTGGGTCTGCTTACTCGCGATGCAGCCGTCGCGGCCCAAGCCGTGAGCTATCTCAAGTGGAATATGCTCGCGATACCATTCACCTTGACTAGTATGATATTGGCAGGTGCTTTTAATGGCGCAGGTGCCACCATGTACAACATGTTCATCATGGGAGCGGCCACGTGGCTGATCCGCCTGCCGTTGGCCTATGGATTGGGCCACGTCGGGATGCAGGAAGCCGAAGGCATCTGGATTGCCATGTTCTGCTCACAAATAGTACAAGCATCTGTTCTTTTGTACTTTTATGCATTCAAAAATTGGCAGCGGTTCGCTATGATCAAAAACCGAACCCCCAAAACGACTCCTTTACCAGGGAAAACGATATGA
- a CDS encoding DUF2156 domain-containing protein: MTLQFEPITLDRQKEYHDALEGCPQLLTSDFSFANIFGWADFYGLEWAFHKGLCFIRQTKPDTIYWAPVGAWEEYDWKMCNAMRDSGRFTRIPEELAKIWEKAFNGDITLTENRDHWDYIYSIEELIALKGKKFHKKKNLLNQFKKKYLYQYEPMAPECVEEVLDMQDEWYKWYEENNPSEELKAENHAITRVLQHIDQIHGLLGATLRVEGKVIAYTVAEPLCDDSIVIHFEKGDIRHKGVYQAINQMFLENEAAEYTNVNREQDLGDPGLRKAKLSYNPAFFLKKYEATIT; this comes from the coding sequence ATGACATTACAATTCGAACCAATCACACTGGACAGACAAAAAGAATACCACGACGCATTGGAAGGATGCCCACAGCTCCTTACAAGCGACTTCTCCTTTGCAAACATTTTCGGCTGGGCTGATTTCTATGGATTGGAGTGGGCCTTTCACAAAGGATTATGCTTCATACGCCAGACCAAACCAGATACTATTTACTGGGCGCCGGTCGGAGCATGGGAAGAGTATGATTGGAAGATGTGCAATGCCATGCGTGACAGCGGGCGCTTCACCAGAATTCCTGAAGAATTAGCAAAAATCTGGGAAAAAGCCTTCAATGGCGACATTACGCTCACCGAAAACCGGGATCACTGGGATTACATATATTCCATCGAAGAACTCATCGCCCTCAAAGGAAAGAAATTTCACAAGAAAAAGAACCTGCTGAATCAGTTTAAGAAGAAGTACCTCTACCAATACGAACCTATGGCTCCTGAGTGTGTAGAGGAAGTTTTGGACATGCAGGATGAGTGGTACAAGTGGTATGAAGAAAACAATCCTTCAGAAGAGCTTAAAGCGGAAAACCACGCGATCACGAGAGTACTTCAACACATTGACCAAATTCACGGATTGCTTGGCGCAACGCTTCGAGTAGAAGGCAAAGTTATAGCCTACACAGTTGCTGAGCCGTTATGCGACGACTCGATCGTCATCCACTTTGAAAAGGGAGACATCAGGCATAAGGGCGTTTATCAGGCCATTAACCAGATGTTCCTGGAAAATGAAGCGGCTGAATATACCAACGTCAACCGCGAACAGGATCTGGGCGATCCAGGTTTACGCAAGGCCAAACTCTCGTACAACCCGGCTTTCTTTCTCAAGAAATACGAGGCCACGATCACGTAA
- a CDS encoding alkaline phosphatase family protein, whose protein sequence is MSLLLSSNTTRKRLVVLGLDGLSLKLAKRLGRTFPNIHRIASNATSVFAEIPELSPVNWTSFFTGEGPERHGVFGFSSIDPATYELSIADRDIIQCKTIFDHLGDAGITSRVVNLPNTYPAAPMKGMLVSGFVSHDLAKAAYPPFLAGKLADLDYKLEADTNRGSSDLTFLLNELRDTLRSRKQALDLLWPDLSWDLFIHVFTETDRLFHFFMDAVLHDDHPQHIQCIAFLAHWDNAIGDFLDRFEQLPSPKRLLVLADHGFTELKSEVCINTWLKHNGYLQTEGTPASEWDARIIAPTSQAFALDPGRIYIHDSRFARGGVSDNDKAQLMDSIREGLMTLTLNGERVMEEVHTGCTLYPGSTSPQTPDLICQTRPGFDLKAKFDRSEIFSHHGRTGTHTVHGAVFYDSEGSTPERMRETGKIILNHFNILEQ, encoded by the coding sequence ATGAGTCTTCTACTGTCTTCCAACACAACCAGAAAACGCCTTGTTGTACTGGGACTGGATGGATTGTCTCTGAAACTGGCCAAGCGATTGGGGAGGACGTTTCCCAATATTCATCGCATAGCCAGCAACGCAACGAGTGTTTTCGCAGAAATACCAGAGTTGTCCCCGGTCAACTGGACTTCCTTTTTCACTGGGGAAGGCCCGGAGCGCCATGGGGTGTTTGGGTTTTCATCCATTGATCCTGCGACCTATGAATTATCAATAGCCGACAGAGACATTATCCAGTGCAAAACGATCTTTGATCATTTGGGTGATGCAGGCATCACTTCCCGGGTCGTTAATCTGCCCAACACCTATCCAGCTGCTCCGATGAAAGGAATGTTGGTTTCTGGGTTCGTATCCCATGATCTGGCAAAAGCCGCGTATCCTCCATTCCTTGCGGGTAAACTTGCCGACTTGGACTACAAACTGGAGGCGGACACCAACAGGGGAAGCTCCGACCTCACATTCCTGCTTAATGAGTTACGGGATACACTCCGATCACGGAAGCAGGCGCTGGATTTGTTGTGGCCAGACCTTTCATGGGATTTGTTCATCCATGTTTTCACGGAAACAGACAGACTGTTTCACTTTTTTATGGATGCTGTGCTTCATGATGATCATCCGCAGCACATTCAATGCATAGCATTTCTGGCCCACTGGGATAATGCCATAGGCGACTTTCTCGATCGCTTCGAGCAGTTGCCCTCCCCCAAACGGTTGCTCGTACTGGCAGACCATGGCTTCACTGAGCTGAAGAGTGAAGTCTGCATCAATACATGGCTCAAGCATAATGGCTACCTTCAAACAGAAGGCACTCCGGCAAGTGAATGGGATGCACGAATAATCGCCCCAACCTCCCAGGCTTTCGCTCTTGATCCAGGCCGAATCTACATACATGATTCGCGGTTTGCCCGGGGAGGCGTATCAGATAACGACAAGGCACAACTGATGGACTCCATTCGCGAAGGCCTGATGACCTTGACCTTAAATGGAGAGCGCGTCATGGAAGAGGTGCATACAGGGTGTACGCTTTACCCGGGATCAACATCACCTCAAACGCCTGACCTCATTTGCCAGACCAGACCCGGGTTTGATCTCAAGGCAAAGTTTGATAGATCAGAAATCTTCAGTCACCATGGGCGCACAGGAACGCACACTGTCCACGGAGCTGTTTTTTACGACTCAGAAGGATCGACTCCAGAACGAATGCGCGAAACAGGCAAAATCATTCTGAACCATTTCAACATATTGGAACAATAA
- a CDS encoding ATP-dependent helicase, whose translation MPIDFENELNEAQREAVQTTEGPVLVIAGAGSGKTRTIVYRLAHLVEQGVDPAQILLLTFTRKAAQEMLNRAETILGRPLTGTSGGTFHSFAYATLRRNAADIGFENGFTLMDRADSENICKEVKDNLKLGKGDRSYPKKGTLLDMITKSRNKEAPIEVIMEKEAYHLSPYLDDMNEIATGYAHFKKQHALVDYDDLLFLLDKLLEENEPLRNQLQARYRYIMVDEYQDTNLVQARIVKQLAGKNGNVMAVGDDAQSIYAFRGANVQNILDFPKIFDGGKVIRLEQNYRSVQPILDLTNEILAGAATKFDKNLYSDLKSDKLPEVVYPLSDQTQARLVVDQILELKKKYLLHDIAVLFRAGYQSFPLEVALTRIGIDYQKYGGIRFHEAAHVKDVLSYLRLVLNPHDLLAWQRALDHIKGVGPKTVAKIYQAIHSGDEKYMAKITKKHEPLRELLNELNGLRSIERRPAALLERISAFYQPILIEKYPDDYPKRQAGLEQLNQIAASYSDMEQFLGDLSLDGDPEDEKRKENAVVLSTVHSAKGLEWSAVIIIDLVEDRFPSRKAMQRAEDLEEERRLMYVACTRAKECLKMMVPSSVYNRASGMSDPTLPSPFILELPNNVFDKLNESYGGGLEKKRHAPSNSYTSPSYSKPSSTTQNHAAAKPDPKQLGFCKHKIFGKGKIIARPEPNKYKVNFPGFGIKTIIGDYLELL comes from the coding sequence ATGCCTATAGATTTTGAGAACGAACTGAACGAAGCACAGCGTGAGGCAGTTCAGACAACAGAAGGACCGGTTCTGGTAATTGCCGGTGCAGGATCGGGTAAGACAAGGACAATCGTCTATAGATTGGCACACCTTGTTGAACAAGGAGTAGACCCTGCACAGATTCTGCTGCTCACCTTCACGCGAAAAGCTGCTCAGGAAATGCTCAATCGCGCTGAAACGATTCTTGGTCGTCCACTGACAGGAACAAGCGGTGGAACATTCCACTCGTTTGCCTACGCCACACTTCGACGAAATGCCGCCGACATCGGGTTCGAGAATGGCTTCACCCTCATGGATCGCGCCGACAGCGAGAACATTTGCAAGGAAGTCAAAGACAACCTGAAGCTTGGCAAGGGTGATCGCTCCTACCCCAAAAAAGGGACCCTTCTCGACATGATCACCAAATCGCGAAACAAGGAAGCCCCTATTGAAGTGATCATGGAAAAAGAGGCGTACCACTTGAGCCCTTACCTTGATGACATGAACGAAATTGCGACAGGTTACGCCCATTTCAAAAAGCAGCATGCCTTGGTCGATTATGACGACCTGCTCTTCCTTCTGGATAAACTCCTTGAAGAAAATGAACCGCTTCGTAACCAATTGCAGGCTCGCTACCGTTATATCATGGTGGATGAGTACCAGGACACCAACCTTGTTCAGGCGCGTATAGTCAAACAACTGGCTGGGAAGAACGGCAATGTCATGGCTGTCGGTGATGATGCGCAGTCGATCTATGCGTTCCGAGGTGCCAACGTTCAAAACATACTGGATTTCCCCAAAATTTTCGATGGTGGCAAAGTGATTCGTCTGGAGCAGAATTATCGTTCTGTGCAACCTATTCTGGATCTTACGAACGAGATACTTGCAGGGGCAGCAACCAAATTTGACAAGAATCTTTATTCCGACCTCAAAAGCGACAAGCTGCCCGAGGTCGTCTACCCCTTGAGTGACCAAACCCAGGCACGACTGGTCGTTGATCAAATCCTGGAGTTAAAGAAAAAGTACCTGCTACATGATATTGCAGTCCTGTTTAGAGCCGGATACCAGTCATTCCCACTTGAGGTGGCCCTCACCCGCATAGGGATCGATTATCAAAAATACGGAGGCATCCGCTTTCATGAAGCAGCCCATGTCAAAGATGTTCTCTCCTACCTGCGACTTGTCCTTAACCCACATGATCTGCTTGCTTGGCAACGAGCCTTGGATCACATCAAGGGCGTTGGACCGAAAACAGTCGCCAAAATTTATCAGGCCATTCATTCCGGCGATGAAAAGTATATGGCCAAGATTACAAAGAAACATGAACCGCTTCGAGAATTGCTCAACGAGCTGAACGGACTTCGGTCCATCGAACGCCGTCCCGCAGCTCTTCTTGAACGGATATCCGCATTCTATCAGCCCATATTGATTGAAAAATATCCTGATGATTATCCAAAGCGACAAGCGGGTCTCGAACAATTGAATCAGATCGCGGCAAGCTATTCCGATATGGAGCAATTCCTCGGTGACCTCAGTCTCGACGGCGACCCGGAAGACGAAAAACGCAAAGAAAACGCAGTAGTTTTGTCCACCGTCCATTCAGCCAAAGGACTGGAATGGAGCGCTGTAATCATTATTGACCTTGTCGAGGACCGCTTCCCGTCACGCAAGGCCATGCAGCGAGCAGAAGACCTCGAAGAAGAACGAAGATTGATGTATGTTGCATGTACCAGAGCCAAGGAATGCCTGAAAATGATGGTTCCAAGCTCTGTTTACAACAGGGCAAGCGGCATGTCTGATCCGACCCTGCCAAGCCCCTTCATTCTCGAACTGCCCAACAACGTGTTCGACAAGTTGAACGAATCTTATGGTGGTGGGCTGGAGAAGAAGAGGCATGCCCCCTCAAACTCGTACACATCTCCCTCTTATTCGAAGCCATCCAGTACGACACAAAACCATGCAGCCGCGAAACCCGACCCCAAACAACTCGGATTCTGCAAGCATAAGATTTTCGGCAAAGGTAAGATCATAGCCCGACCTGAACCGAACAAGTACAAAGTCAACTTTCCCGGTTTTGGCATCAAAACCATCATTGGCGACTACCTCGAACTACTCTAA
- the thiL gene encoding thiamine-phosphate kinase: protein MKNEQQFLDLIDSYFVREHDFLQLGRGDDCAVLAAGNQYCVSSDLFLEDYHFRRKYFSAADIGYKALAVNISDIAGMGAKPVAFTMDLMAPADLDDAFWDEFFKSMGNLARQNDIVLAGGDISRADKLGVSISIFGVSGSTGFIHRTNCNHGDILFLVGDTGLARTGRLALEEHGLAARDTYPAAVAAHLRPKPKVLIGTLLNAAGVSSLMDLSDGLARDIPRLLGPDFGADIQLSADQLNSNVIAYARDTGLDPLEIAILGGEDYALLGTVSPFEAGKAESVPGFTRIGHVTQTPGLTVNGHPFTAQGFDHFSK, encoded by the coding sequence ATGAAGAACGAGCAACAATTCCTGGACCTTATCGACTCATATTTCGTGCGCGAGCATGACTTTCTCCAGCTTGGACGAGGCGACGATTGCGCTGTTCTGGCAGCCGGAAATCAATACTGTGTTTCCTCGGATCTGTTTCTCGAAGATTATCATTTTCGCCGAAAGTACTTTTCTGCAGCCGATATCGGTTACAAGGCCCTTGCGGTTAACATAAGCGATATTGCTGGTATGGGTGCAAAGCCTGTTGCCTTCACCATGGACCTTATGGCTCCAGCCGATCTTGATGATGCGTTTTGGGATGAGTTTTTCAAGTCCATGGGTAATCTTGCCCGCCAAAATGATATAGTCCTTGCAGGTGGTGATATTTCCAGAGCTGATAAACTGGGGGTATCAATATCCATTTTTGGCGTCAGTGGCTCAACAGGATTTATCCACCGCACGAACTGCAACCATGGAGACATCCTGTTCCTGGTGGGCGACACGGGGCTGGCACGTACCGGACGGCTGGCATTGGAAGAACATGGACTGGCTGCTCGAGATACATACCCTGCGGCCGTTGCAGCCCATCTTCGCCCCAAACCCAAAGTCCTCATCGGTACGTTGCTCAATGCGGCCGGGGTAAGCAGTTTAATGGACTTATCGGATGGCTTGGCAAGAGACATTCCTCGACTGCTCGGCCCGGATTTTGGTGCCGACATTCAACTTTCTGCAGACCAACTGAATAGCAATGTCATTGCCTATGCGCGAGACACCGGACTCGACCCACTTGAAATCGCCATATTAGGAGGGGAAGACTACGCGCTGTTGGGCACGGTTTCCCCATTTGAAGCAGGCAAGGCCGAGTCAGTACCGGGATTCACACGTATCGGCCATGTGACCCAAACACCCGGATTGACCGTCAATGGCCATCCATTCACGGCTCAAGGTTTTGATCATTTCAGCAAGTAG
- the tsaA gene encoding tRNA (N6-threonylcarbamoyladenosine(37)-N6)-methyltransferase TrmO yields MDKELVIIGYVRSSIDNLEEAPKMEDEPGAVQATIELDPAYIDGLDQMEPGAELDIFTWLHKADRSVLKVHPRGIKDRPMRGVFTTRSPFRPNPIGVHRVTLKAIDNNSNLIVEPIEVIDGTPVVDIKSKPKEPPHS; encoded by the coding sequence ATGGACAAGGAGTTGGTCATTATTGGGTATGTCCGTTCATCCATTGATAATTTGGAAGAAGCGCCCAAAATGGAAGATGAGCCGGGAGCTGTTCAGGCTACAATTGAGTTGGACCCAGCGTACATTGATGGCTTGGACCAGATGGAGCCGGGAGCAGAACTTGATATATTCACGTGGCTCCACAAGGCTGACCGTTCAGTTCTCAAGGTGCACCCCAGGGGAATAAAAGATCGTCCGATGCGTGGCGTTTTCACCACCCGCTCACCCTTTCGCCCCAACCCTATTGGTGTCCACAGGGTTACTCTTAAAGCAATTGATAACAATTCCAACTTGATTGTCGAACCCATCGAAGTTATTGATGGAACCCCTGTGGTAGACATCAAATCAAAACCCAAAGAGCCCCCTCATTCATAA
- a CDS encoding alpha/beta fold hydrolase has translation MERFKAVETKSDNHVGGWIMTTDAAKIWVDVYGKGRPIILLHGWTMSSAFWKRQLTLSNRYQIITIDFRGHGKSPSTLRGQTVPRYARDVREVIRALRLRDALLLGWSMGGSVAMEYWQKYGGDALSAISFVETGPYPMASAPWNIHAYRNNNIQALQADMDQMACDRESFGARFVHNMFLSGEAPSHAFSWMLSEQVAVSNETARTIYVDYVTRDQTPILPSISIPSLVIYGRSKHMCFGPSTGRFVAGSIPGSRFVVLENSGHLPFYEEPEAFNSSLSSFIDQLN, from the coding sequence ATGGAAAGATTTAAAGCGGTAGAAACAAAAAGCGACAATCACGTCGGCGGTTGGATTATGACGACCGATGCCGCAAAAATCTGGGTTGACGTTTACGGCAAAGGCCGGCCGATCATCCTGCTCCACGGTTGGACAATGAGTTCAGCGTTCTGGAAACGACAATTGACGCTGAGCAACCGATACCAAATCATTACTATAGATTTCAGAGGGCACGGCAAATCGCCATCGACTCTCAGAGGACAGACAGTTCCTCGCTATGCTCGTGATGTACGCGAAGTCATTCGAGCTCTCAGGCTCCGAGATGCTCTGCTATTGGGGTGGTCCATGGGCGGCTCAGTTGCCATGGAGTACTGGCAGAAATATGGAGGGGACGCCCTATCCGCCATCAGTTTCGTCGAAACGGGTCCATACCCAATGGCCTCAGCGCCATGGAATATCCACGCATATCGCAACAACAATATTCAGGCTTTGCAAGCTGACATGGATCAAATGGCCTGCGATAGAGAATCATTTGGAGCTCGCTTCGTTCACAATATGTTTTTGTCTGGAGAAGCTCCTTCCCATGCCTTTTCATGGATGCTTTCCGAACAAGTCGCAGTATCAAACGAGACAGCCAGAACTATCTACGTAGACTATGTGACCCGAGATCAAACACCGATCCTACCAAGTATTTCGATCCCATCACTGGTCATATATGGCCGCTCCAAACACATGTGTTTTGGTCCTTCAACAGGCAGATTTGTTGCAGGCTCCATCCCAGGCTCACGTTTCGTCGTACTGGAAAACAGTGGTCACCTTCCTTTTTATGAAGAGCCCGAAGCATTCAACTCATCACTGTCATCCTTCATTGACCAGTTAAACTGA
- a CDS encoding DNA alkylation repair protein yields the protein MMAGEMKAEISRSFVLELANSISSLDSTFDAEHFLQILDNQWIDRELKDRISTVAKGLGEAFNSSYSDSLETLCLATEGCSGLKALTFPEYVSQFGLNHWQESMHALERFTLLCSSEFAVRIFIRADEKKMMKQLMAWADSSNHHLRRLASEGCRPRLPWSQPLRRFIADPSPVIDVLEKLIEDDEEYVCRSVANNLNDISKDHPELALQLAERWIVKKGKAAWIVKHGLRTLLKKGNTQAMRLFGFADPSSIAVSEVAIGSGVVSIGDSEDVVIRFDVESSEPEKLRVECAVGYLKANGKHSEKVFQVGEYHLGRGQYSKTKRLSFKQMTTRKHYPGEHYIVAIINGQRKKRTEFVVEETV from the coding sequence ATGATGGCTGGAGAAATGAAAGCGGAAATCTCTCGATCCTTTGTTCTTGAGCTTGCCAATAGTATCAGCAGTCTCGATTCTACTTTTGATGCTGAACACTTCCTGCAAATTCTAGATAATCAATGGATAGATCGTGAGTTGAAAGATCGAATATCCACTGTGGCTAAGGGGCTGGGGGAGGCATTCAACTCTTCCTATTCTGACAGTCTAGAGACTCTGTGTTTGGCAACAGAAGGGTGCTCCGGTCTGAAAGCTCTGACCTTTCCTGAATATGTCAGTCAATTCGGGTTAAATCACTGGCAAGAGTCCATGCATGCCTTGGAGCGTTTTACGTTGCTATGTTCATCCGAGTTTGCAGTGAGAATTTTCATTCGCGCTGATGAAAAGAAGATGATGAAGCAGCTTATGGCATGGGCCGACTCTTCAAATCATCACCTGCGAAGACTTGCTTCTGAAGGATGTCGTCCAAGGCTGCCATGGTCCCAACCTTTAAGACGGTTTATTGCAGATCCAAGCCCTGTCATTGATGTTCTAGAAAAATTGATTGAAGACGATGAAGAGTATGTTTGCCGGAGTGTCGCCAATAATCTTAATGACATATCAAAAGACCATCCTGAGCTGGCTTTGCAATTGGCGGAAAGGTGGATTGTCAAAAAAGGCAAGGCTGCGTGGATCGTCAAACACGGTCTTCGAACGCTCTTGAAAAAAGGTAACACGCAGGCCATGCGGTTGTTTGGTTTTGCTGACCCTTCCTCAATCGCGGTATCAGAGGTAGCCATCGGATCGGGAGTGGTGAGTATTGGTGATTCTGAAGATGTTGTAATTCGTTTCGATGTCGAAAGTTCAGAGCCGGAAAAATTGCGCGTTGAGTGCGCCGTCGGGTATTTGAAGGCAAATGGAAAGCATTCGGAAAAAGTGTTTCAGGTTGGCGAGTACCATCTGGGAAGAGGACAGTACTCCAAGACAAAGCGTCTATCCTTCAAGCAGATGACCACAAGAAAACATTACCCCGGTGAGCATTACATAGTCGCCATAATCAATGGGCAACGAAAAAAGCGTACTGAATTTGTCGTTGAGGAGACTGTGTGA
- the ilvC gene encoding ketol-acid reductoisomerase, whose protein sequence is MKVYYEDDADLSLLKDKTVAVVGYGSQGHAHAQNLRDSGVNVIVAQRPGGPNYDLAKEHGFEPMAVADAAKQADLIMILLPDQHQAQVFANDILPHLEEGNVIAFGHGFNVHFQQIVPPKGVDCVMIAPKGPGHLVRRTYTEGGAVPCLAAVAVDASGKAMDIALAYAKGIGGTRSGVIETTFKEETETDLFGEQAVLCGGLTELCQAGFDTLVEAGYQPEVAYFECLHELKLIIDLMYEGGMAKMRYSISDTAEFGDYVTGPRIITDETREEMRRVLKDIQTGNFARDFILDNQAGQVKLKTMRRIGAESQIEEVGGRLRDMMSWLKK, encoded by the coding sequence ATGAAAGTGTATTATGAAGATGATGCGGACCTGAGTTTGTTGAAAGATAAAACCGTGGCCGTTGTCGGTTATGGTAGCCAGGGGCATGCCCATGCTCAGAACCTGCGCGATTCAGGTGTTAACGTCATCGTAGCCCAGCGTCCCGGTGGTCCCAACTATGATCTGGCCAAAGAGCATGGTTTTGAGCCCATGGCTGTTGCCGATGCTGCCAAGCAGGCTGATTTGATCATGATCCTGCTGCCCGATCAGCATCAGGCCCAAGTTTTCGCCAATGACATCCTGCCTCACCTTGAGGAAGGCAACGTCATTGCTTTCGGTCATGGCTTCAACGTTCATTTCCAGCAGATCGTTCCGCCCAAGGGTGTTGACTGCGTCATGATCGCACCCAAAGGCCCTGGTCATCTGGTACGCCGCACCTACACTGAAGGTGGAGCCGTTCCTTGTCTGGCTGCTGTTGCTGTTGATGCTTCCGGCAAAGCCATGGACATCGCCCTTGCATACGCCAAGGGTATTGGTGGAACTCGCTCCGGTGTCATCGAAACCACTTTCAAGGAAGAGACCGAAACCGACTTGTTCGGTGAGCAGGCTGTTCTTTGCGGCGGTTTGACTGAATTGTGCCAGGCTGGTTTCGATACCCTGGTTGAAGCTGGTTACCAGCCTGAAGTCGCATACTTCGAGTGCCTTCACGAACTCAAGCTGATCATCGACCTCATGTATGAAGGCGGCATGGCTAAAATGCGTTACTCCATCTCTGATACTGCAGAGTTTGGCGATTACGTAACCGGTCCCCGTATCATCACTGACGAGACTCGCGAAGAAATGCGTCGCGTATTGAAAGATATTCAAACTGGTAACTTTGCCCGCGATTTCATCCTGGACAACCAGGCTGGACAGGTGAAGCTGAAGACCATGCGTCGCATTGGTGCTGAATCCCAGATTGAAGAAGTTGGTGGCCGCCTCAGAGATATGATGAGCTGGTTGAAAAAGTAG
- the ilvN gene encoding acetolactate synthase small subunit: protein MSKHTLSVIVENEPGVLSRVAGLFSGRGFNIYSLNVAPTLEKGVSLMTIVAEGDDNIIEQIVKQLRKLVPTIKVKDFTELNSVDREMVLLKVNAEDSKRAEILRIVDIFRCKVVDVSADELTIEVTGDQGKIKAIVELLTRFGIKEIARTGNVALKRSMQIDL from the coding sequence ATGAGTAAACATACACTTTCCGTCATTGTCGAGAATGAGCCGGGCGTATTGTCACGTGTGGCGGGCCTCTTTAGTGGCCGTGGTTTTAATATTTATTCGCTCAATGTTGCTCCTACTCTTGAGAAAGGGGTGTCGTTGATGACAATCGTGGCTGAAGGTGATGACAACATCATCGAGCAGATTGTCAAACAGTTACGAAAATTGGTTCCTACCATAAAGGTCAAGGATTTTACGGAATTGAATTCAGTGGACCGTGAAATGGTTCTGCTGAAAGTCAATGCTGAGGATTCCAAGCGAGCCGAGATCCTGCGTATTGTTGACATCTTCCGGTGTAAGGTTGTAGATGTCAGCGCCGACGAGTTGACGATTGAGGTGACTGGCGATCAAGGTAAGATCAAGGCCATCGTCGAACTGCTGACTCGTTTTGGTATCAAGGAAATTGCCCGTACAGGCAATGTGGCCTTGAAGCGTTCCATGCAAATCGATCTATAG